A window from Candidatus Bathyarchaeota archaeon encodes these proteins:
- a CDS encoding nucleoside hydrolase translates to MINIILDTDIGDDIDDALALLFALKSSELRVKAVTTVYGDVETRAMLALRIIEALDIEDLPVQPGASKPLLEARPTHKPNQAVVLEGWKPKLPVRWRRNAGNAIKLIAEKVEELRGDVTIISVGPLTNIALALATYPWIAEKARLIMMGGCFSWQEAEYNASRDPEATRIVFESGIPLTMVGIDVTLKCMMNRDQVEAFKISELPEVKLVYRMIEAWMEATGRRHFPILHDPLAVAVSFAKDIVKTRPMRICVEVKGEYTRGFTVPTEGEPNADVCVDVDRDRFMSLFMKKVLG, encoded by the coding sequence ATGATCAATATTATACTCGACACGGATATAGGGGATGATATAGACGACGCCTTAGCCCTACTGTTCGCATTGAAATCCTCTGAGCTACGGGTTAAGGCGGTGACAACCGTATATGGAGACGTGGAGACCAGGGCTATGCTAGCCTTACGTATAATCGAGGCCCTGGATATCGAGGACCTACCTGTTCAACCAGGTGCGTCTAAGCCGCTACTAGAAGCTAGACCTACCCATAAGCCGAACCAGGCGGTCGTCTTAGAGGGGTGGAAGCCTAAGCTTCCGGTTCGATGGAGAAGGAACGCGGGAAACGCTATAAAGTTGATAGCCGAAAAGGTCGAAGAGTTACGTGGAGACGTGACTATAATAAGCGTAGGTCCGTTGACAAACATCGCTCTTGCTTTGGCCACATATCCTTGGATAGCCGAGAAAGCTAGGCTTATCATGATGGGTGGATGCTTCTCCTGGCAGGAGGCGGAGTATAACGCTAGCCGGGATCCTGAAGCTACCAGGATAGTTTTCGAGTCCGGTATACCGTTAACGATGGTGGGGATCGACGTGACGCTTAAGTGCATGATGAACCGCGACCAGGTGGAGGCTTTTAAGATATCTGAGCTTCCGGAGGTTAAGCTGGTCTATAGGATGATAGAGGCGTGGATGGAGGCGACCGGTAGAAGGCATTTCCCGATACTTCATGACCCGCTTGCCGTAGCAGTTAGCTTCGCTAAAGACATCGTGAAGACTAGACCCATGCGCATCTGCGTCGAAGTCAAAGGCGAATATACTCGAGGATTCACCGTCCCGACTGAGGGGGAGCCTAACGCAGATGTCTGCGTGGACGTAGATAGGGATAGGTTTATGAGTTTATTTATGAAGAAGGTTTTAGGATAG
- the thiL gene encoding thiamine-phosphate kinase, with the protein MGERRLIEYIWESLEKDPEELLGAGLDDAVAKELAEGFVLVAHTDMWVEHTDLLPGMSWRLAGRKAVVANISDLAAKGAKPLGLLFSVGLPPEFPLESLRELVEGLNEGASEYRTHVLGGDLGESKEVVLAGSIFGVAHKGRLMSRSGAQPGDLVAVTGLLGLTAVGFKILLEEYEASGNVKAKAVASVYRPVARLREGLALAGCGAVTASMDISDGLAVSLNQMAEASGVSITLEKLPIAEETKVFAEHHKLDPEELTLYEGGEEYELLVAVRPSMWSEAVKAVKNVGGSLYKIGVVCEGLGVYKADGSKVEAKGWEHLRKNDRLG; encoded by the coding sequence GTGGGTGAGAGAAGGCTAATCGAGTATATATGGGAGAGCCTCGAGAAGGACCCGGAGGAGCTTTTAGGAGCCGGGTTAGACGACGCGGTCGCTAAAGAGCTGGCTGAAGGGTTTGTGTTAGTCGCCCATACAGACATGTGGGTCGAGCACACAGACCTATTACCTGGCATGAGCTGGAGGCTAGCCGGTAGAAAAGCCGTAGTAGCCAACATATCCGACTTAGCGGCTAAAGGAGCTAAACCGTTGGGACTTCTCTTCAGCGTAGGGCTTCCGCCAGAGTTTCCATTAGAGAGCTTAAGAGAGCTAGTCGAGGGGTTAAACGAAGGCGCTTCGGAGTACAGAACCCATGTGTTAGGTGGAGACCTCGGTGAAAGTAAGGAGGTCGTCCTAGCGGGGTCGATATTCGGGGTGGCTCATAAGGGACGTCTTATGTCTAGGAGCGGGGCGCAACCCGGCGACTTAGTCGCCGTGACGGGTCTCTTGGGCTTGACGGCTGTCGGGTTTAAGATACTGCTTGAAGAGTACGAGGCCTCAGGGAATGTTAAAGCGAAGGCTGTGGCGTCCGTATACCGGCCAGTAGCCCGGCTTAGGGAGGGGTTAGCTTTAGCAGGATGTGGGGCCGTGACCGCGTCTATGGATATAAGCGACGGGCTTGCCGTCAGCTTAAACCAGATGGCCGAGGCCAGCGGGGTGTCGATCACTTTGGAGAAGCTGCCCATAGCCGAGGAGACAAAGGTATTCGCCGAGCATCATAAGTTAGACCCTGAAGAGCTTACGCTTTATGAGGGGGGCGAGGAGTATGAACTGCTTGTAGCCGTGAGGCCTAGTATGTGGTCTGAAGCCGTTAAGGCTGTTAAAAACGTCGGCGGAAGCCTTTACAAGATAGGTGTCGTGTGCGAAGGTTTAGGCGTTTACAAGGCTGACGGCTCAAAGGTCGAGGCGAAGGGATGGGAGCATTTAAGGAAAAACGACAGACTAGGTTAG
- a CDS encoding NAD(P)/FAD-dependent oxidoreductase, protein MVQGKCRFPGMLYILLSFVPWILYWFLCGIGLRIGILASLIISLLILIPQVRRKEFNLMDITSLMFFSVGAIAVFIFDLKVFVEKSGFLGYLALFLMATLSLTVKQPFTFQVSKRDYPEIYWKIPWFLKINSFVTAIWALIFLINAITYLLIPNVAKIITNTLIGFGIALSIIFPVKAPAYLATKEFRKYDWKVKVDLQAPKGENEYDVIIVGAGIGGLTCGALLSKRGYKVLVLEQHYQIGGYCSSFSRRGFIFNTGVENISGLWDKGPITYLLRELGLKSEDLFVKNTIRYIFKGKAIEAQNLEEFMKRLSEMFPDEKERIYAFFDEARKAYDECYKEVEAYGAPLPAELIAKVYGAKKLLDYPKEHPHFFDWMNKTYKEKLDECFRSEELKRLLGALLGYVGVEANKVLASSALTAVVSYYIHGGYFPKGGAQNFANTLGDFIVKHGGKILTKHKVDKILVEEGRVKGVKVEDNIFKAPIVVANANAKTTFLKLIEEKYLDRKFVEYIRNLKMSPSTFAVFLGVDMSLSAYPTIIVNLDDGYHVTINSNADLSLAPIGKASITILTAANYYEFPERGTEKYLRKKEEYAKLLIKKVENIIPNLSKHIVVCEIATPRTFERYTLMPEGAIYAFDQSIETRRPYFKTPVRGLYLVGASTFPGGGIEAVIISGIICANDICSWKSFTGNA, encoded by the coding sequence ATGGTGCAAGGTAAGTGTAGGTTTCCTGGTATGCTTTATATTTTGCTTTCATTTGTTCCGTGGATTCTCTATTGGTTTTTATGTGGTATTGGTTTAAGAATTGGAATTCTAGCTTCCCTTATAATTTCGCTTCTCATTTTAATACCTCAAGTGCGACGAAAAGAATTTAACCTAATGGATATTACTTCGTTAATGTTTTTCAGCGTCGGAGCGATAGCAGTATTTATCTTTGATTTGAAAGTCTTCGTTGAGAAGTCAGGTTTTCTCGGTTATTTAGCCCTGTTTTTAATGGCTACTCTCTCCCTAACAGTTAAGCAACCTTTCACATTCCAAGTTTCTAAAAGGGATTATCCAGAAATTTACTGGAAAATTCCGTGGTTTCTTAAAATTAACAGTTTTGTTACAGCAATTTGGGCTTTAATTTTTCTCATCAACGCAATTACGTATCTTCTCATTCCAAATGTAGCTAAAATCATTACGAATACTTTAATAGGATTTGGAATAGCCCTCTCAATAATTTTTCCAGTTAAGGCCCCCGCATACTTAGCTACCAAAGAATTCAGAAAGTATGATTGGAAAGTTAAAGTGGATCTGCAAGCGCCTAAAGGAGAAAATGAATATGATGTTATTATTGTTGGAGCTGGAATTGGAGGACTCACATGTGGGGCCCTACTTTCAAAGAGGGGATATAAAGTCTTAGTCTTAGAGCAACACTATCAGATTGGAGGATACTGCTCTTCCTTCAGCAGACGAGGTTTCATCTTTAATACGGGAGTGGAAAACATAAGCGGTCTGTGGGATAAAGGGCCCATCACATACCTACTTAGAGAACTTGGATTGAAGAGTGAGGATCTATTCGTAAAGAATACTATCAGGTATATTTTCAAAGGGAAGGCTATTGAAGCACAAAATTTAGAGGAGTTTATGAAAAGGCTTTCAGAAATGTTTCCAGATGAAAAAGAGAGAATTTATGCATTCTTTGATGAGGCTAGAAAAGCCTATGACGAGTGTTATAAGGAGGTTGAAGCTTACGGAGCACCTTTGCCAGCTGAACTGATTGCTAAAGTTTATGGGGCTAAAAAGCTACTGGACTATCCTAAAGAGCATCCCCACTTCTTTGACTGGATGAATAAAACATATAAGGAGAAGCTTGATGAGTGTTTTAGGAGCGAGGAGCTGAAAAGGCTTCTTGGAGCTTTACTAGGCTATGTAGGAGTGGAAGCGAATAAAGTTTTGGCAAGTAGTGCTTTGACAGCTGTTGTCTCCTACTACATTCATGGGGGATACTTTCCTAAAGGTGGTGCGCAAAATTTTGCTAATACCCTGGGGGACTTCATTGTGAAACATGGCGGTAAAATTCTAACCAAACATAAGGTTGACAAGATATTAGTGGAAGAAGGGAGAGTTAAAGGCGTAAAGGTAGAAGATAATATTTTTAAGGCTCCAATAGTTGTGGCGAATGCGAATGCTAAAACCACGTTTCTGAAACTAATTGAAGAAAAATATCTTGATAGGAAATTTGTTGAATACATTAGGAACCTGAAAATGTCACCTTCTACTTTTGCGGTCTTCTTAGGAGTAGATATGAGCCTATCAGCTTATCCAACAATTATCGTCAATTTAGATGATGGTTACCATGTTACGATAAATTCTAATGCGGACCTAAGCCTAGCACCAATCGGCAAAGCAAGCATTACGATATTAACTGCCGCCAACTATTATGAGTTCCCAGAAAGGGGCACAGAAAAATATTTACGAAAGAAAGAAGAATACGCCAAACTGTTAATTAAAAAAGTTGAAAACATTATTCCAAACCTGAGTAAGCATATTGTTGTTTGCGAGATCGCAACTCCCCGAACCTTTGAACGATATACCTTAATGCCAGAAGGGGCAATCTACGCTTTCGACCAATCTATCGAAACTAGGAGACCCTACTTTAAGACTCCAGTAAGAGGATTATATCTGGTTGGAGCATCAACCTTCCCCGGTGGGGGAATAGAAGCCGTCATAATTTCCGGAATAATATGTGCAAACGACATATGTAGCTGGAAAAGTTTTACTGGAAACGCGTAA